Proteins encoded by one window of Geobacter sp. DSM 9736:
- the alr gene encoding alanine racemase, whose protein sequence is MDSRPTIAEIDLASLRYNFSVIRRTVPSSCGILAVVKADAYGHGFMDIATELEGLGVTAFGVAFLAEGIQLRKSGIDRPILILGGVYPGQERKCVGFNLSTVVFDLDQARRLDATAARLYRKARIHVKIDTGMGRLGIRHNEAAGFFREMSKLSNIELEGVMSHFASADELDEAGAGYTGRQVAAFAEVVEAARREGFSPSYIHIANSAAVFAQELPFCNLVRPGITLYGALPSGDFHGKMELKPVMRLKSEVAMLKWVEPGASISYARRYVARERRLIASVPVGYADGYSRALTNKGEALVRGERARVTGTVCMDWIMLDVTEIPGVAVGDEVTLLGCDREGSCIRAEELAGWAGTIPYEIFCGISKRVPRVYLL, encoded by the coding sequence ATGGACAGCAGACCCACCATTGCCGAAATCGACCTTGCTTCACTTCGTTACAACTTCTCCGTCATCAGACGTACCGTACCTTCTTCATGCGGCATCCTCGCAGTAGTTAAGGCCGATGCTTACGGCCACGGCTTCATGGACATAGCAACGGAACTTGAAGGGCTCGGCGTAACCGCTTTCGGCGTTGCGTTTCTGGCGGAAGGAATCCAGTTGAGAAAAAGCGGGATAGACCGTCCCATCCTGATTCTGGGAGGGGTATATCCGGGGCAGGAAAGGAAATGCGTCGGATTCAACCTTTCCACCGTCGTCTTCGATCTTGACCAGGCGCGTCGGCTGGATGCCACGGCGGCGAGGCTTTACCGGAAGGCGAGGATACATGTCAAGATCGACACCGGGATGGGGCGTCTTGGTATCCGCCATAATGAGGCAGCCGGTTTCTTCAGAGAGATGAGCAAGCTTTCCAATATCGAGCTGGAAGGCGTGATGTCCCACTTCGCTTCAGCCGACGAGCTCGACGAAGCGGGGGCAGGTTATACCGGACGCCAGGTCGCCGCGTTTGCAGAGGTCGTGGAAGCGGCAAGAAGAGAGGGGTTCTCGCCTTCTTACATTCATATAGCCAATAGCGCTGCGGTCTTTGCACAAGAACTTCCTTTCTGCAACCTGGTGCGCCCCGGCATCACCCTTTACGGAGCCCTCCCTTCCGGAGATTTCCACGGAAAGATGGAATTGAAGCCGGTGATGCGCCTCAAGAGTGAAGTTGCGATGCTGAAATGGGTCGAGCCGGGAGCCAGCATAAGCTACGCGCGCCGCTATGTGGCCCGGGAGCGGCGGCTCATCGCCAGTGTTCCCGTCGGATATGCAGATGGGTACAGCCGCGCTCTGACCAACAAAGGGGAAGCGCTTGTGAGAGGAGAGCGGGCGAGGGTGACGGGGACGGTCTGCATGGACTGGATCATGCTGGATGTGACGGAAATCCCGGGCGTGGCGGTAGGGGATGAGGTGACGCTTCTCGGCTGCGACCGGGAGGGAAGCTGCATTCGGGCTGAAGAGCTTGCGGGTTGGGCCGGCACTATCCCCTATGAAATATTCTGCGGCATAAGCAAACGCGTCCCGCGGGTGTACCTGCTGTAG
- a CDS encoding GNAT family N-acetyltransferase, which produces MESKHHIEFLPWDSGFFGRRIARLEGGRLTEKLADEALAECRKDGIECLYFLADADDDETVLAAEKQEFHQTDIRVTLEQHLSHLPQKLQEKVAVRSAVEADIKPLAAIARINHRDTRFYYDKRFPTERCDDLYGTWIENSCRGYADAVLTAGEEGTPAGYITCHLREGKTGQIGLLGVGAAFQGKGYGPALVRGALQWFAAQGMERVTVVTQGRNCNAQRLYQKCGFTTSLLQLWYHRWLL; this is translated from the coding sequence ATGGAGAGCAAGCACCACATCGAGTTTCTGCCCTGGGACTCCGGCTTCTTCGGTCGTCGGATCGCGCGGCTCGAAGGCGGGCGTCTCACCGAAAAACTGGCAGATGAGGCACTCGCTGAATGCAGAAAGGACGGGATAGAGTGCCTGTATTTCCTTGCAGACGCCGACGATGACGAGACGGTCCTGGCAGCAGAGAAACAGGAATTCCATCAGACCGACATCCGTGTCACCCTGGAACAGCACCTGTCGCATCTCCCGCAGAAACTGCAGGAGAAGGTGGCAGTCCGTTCCGCGGTGGAAGCAGACATTAAACCGCTGGCAGCGATTGCACGCATCAATCACCGTGACACCCGCTTCTACTATGACAAGCGCTTCCCCACCGAGCGATGCGACGACCTCTACGGCACCTGGATTGAAAACAGCTGCCGCGGCTATGCCGACGCGGTGCTTACAGCCGGGGAGGAAGGCACCCCCGCCGGTTACATTACATGCCACCTTAGAGAGGGAAAGACCGGACAGATCGGGCTTCTGGGAGTGGGTGCCGCTTTCCAGGGAAAGGGCTACGGCCCGGCTCTCGTACGGGGAGCGCTTCAGTGGTTTGCCGCACAAGGGATGGAGCGGGTAACGGTAGTGACCCAGGGACGAAACTGCAATGCACAACGTCTTTATCAGAAATGCGGCTTCACGACGTCGTTGCTCCAGTTGTGGTACCACAGGTGGCTATTATGA
- a CDS encoding glycosyltransferase family 2 protein: MDRPTISVVIPVYNSAEILPALIEQLLPVLHELAAASEVILVNDGSRDGSWSVIGDLAARHPDVRGIEMMRNYGQHNALLCGIRAARFSLIVTMDDDLQHPPEEIPKLLTKLSEGYDVVYGTPIKEEHGLWRDLASRMTKLALQNSMGAETARKISAFRVFRTDLRNAFADYRSPFASIDVLLTWGTTRFTALPVRHEPRRAGVSNYTFMKLLTHAFNMMTGFSVLPLQVASFLGFACACFGLLILVYVIGRYVIQGGSVPGFPFLASIIAIFSGAQLLALGVIGEYLARMHFRMMERPTYAVRSTTSPEEKV, encoded by the coding sequence ATGGATCGCCCGACAATTTCCGTTGTCATTCCCGTTTATAACAGTGCCGAGATTCTCCCTGCCCTCATTGAGCAGCTCCTGCCCGTGCTGCATGAATTGGCCGCTGCATCGGAAGTGATACTCGTAAACGATGGAAGTCGCGACGGCAGCTGGAGCGTGATAGGTGACCTCGCCGCGCGGCACCCTGATGTTCGCGGCATCGAGATGATGAGGAATTACGGGCAGCACAACGCTCTCCTGTGCGGAATCCGCGCGGCACGTTTCAGCCTCATCGTCACCATGGACGACGATCTGCAACACCCTCCGGAAGAAATTCCGAAACTCCTGACCAAGCTCTCCGAAGGGTATGACGTTGTCTATGGAACTCCCATCAAGGAAGAACACGGCCTCTGGCGCGACCTGGCGTCACGGATGACGAAACTCGCCCTGCAGAACTCCATGGGCGCGGAAACTGCGCGAAAGATCAGCGCCTTCAGAGTCTTCAGGACGGATCTCAGAAATGCCTTCGCCGACTACCGCAGCCCATTTGCCTCAATCGATGTCCTGCTCACCTGGGGAACAACCCGTTTCACGGCACTGCCGGTGCGTCACGAGCCACGTCGGGCCGGGGTGTCCAACTACACCTTCATGAAGCTCCTGACCCACGCTTTCAACATGATGACAGGCTTCAGCGTTCTGCCTCTGCAGGTTGCGAGCTTCCTCGGTTTCGCCTGCGCGTGTTTCGGTCTATTGATCCTCGTGTACGTCATAGGCCGCTATGTAATTCAGGGAGGTAGTGTCCCGGGATTTCCGTTCCTCGCGTCGATCATCGCAATCTTTTCCGGTGCACAGCTTCTAGCCCTGGGAGTCATCGGGGAATACCTGGCCCGCATGCACTTCCGCATGATGGAGCGGCCGACCTATGCAGTACGATCGACAACCTCCCCGGAGGAAAAAGTCTGA
- the rffA gene encoding dTDP-4-amino-4,6-dideoxygalactose transaminase — protein MNIPFNKPYMVGSELGYIAAAISDGHVSGDGGYTKKCHSLLAEELSAPRVLLTTSCTHALEMAALLLDIQPGDEVIVPSFTFVSTVNAFVLRGARPVFCDIRPDTLNMDEARLETLITGRTRAIVPVHYAGVGCEMDSILAIAESKGIAVVEDNAHGLFGRYRGKPLGTFGCLATQSFHETKNFHCGEGGALIINDERFIERAEIIREKGTDRSRFFRGLVDKYTWVDIGSSYLPSDILAAFLYAQLEVRERIQGMRRKIWERYSTCLEDWACALGIRLPVVPTHCDQPYHMFYLLMPSLAVRQALMAHLKARGILAVFHYLPLHISEMGRRSGSAAGDCPVTEDISDRLLRLPFYTGMSEQEQEYVIRCILDFKG, from the coding sequence ATGAATATCCCATTCAACAAACCGTACATGGTCGGCAGCGAACTCGGATACATAGCCGCCGCCATTTCCGACGGCCACGTTTCCGGGGACGGCGGGTACACGAAAAAGTGTCACTCACTTCTTGCCGAGGAACTCTCCGCCCCACGGGTACTTCTAACCACATCCTGCACGCATGCGCTGGAAATGGCGGCACTGCTCCTCGACATCCAGCCGGGGGACGAAGTGATCGTGCCATCCTTCACCTTCGTGTCCACCGTCAACGCCTTCGTCCTGCGAGGGGCACGCCCGGTATTCTGCGACATCCGCCCCGACACACTCAACATGGACGAAGCCAGGCTGGAAACGCTGATCACCGGACGGACACGGGCCATCGTGCCGGTTCATTACGCCGGAGTCGGCTGCGAAATGGATTCAATCCTCGCCATCGCCGAAAGTAAAGGCATTGCTGTAGTTGAAGACAATGCGCATGGTCTTTTTGGCCGCTACCGTGGTAAGCCCCTTGGGACCTTCGGCTGCCTTGCTACCCAAAGCTTCCATGAAACCAAGAACTTCCACTGCGGAGAAGGGGGCGCCCTCATCATCAACGATGAACGGTTCATCGAGCGAGCCGAGATAATCCGGGAGAAGGGTACCGACAGGAGCAGGTTCTTTCGCGGACTCGTAGACAAGTACACCTGGGTCGATATCGGATCCAGCTATCTCCCCTCGGACATTCTCGCTGCATTCCTGTATGCGCAACTGGAGGTCCGGGAGCGGATTCAGGGGATGCGCCGAAAGATCTGGGAGCGCTACTCGACCTGCCTCGAAGACTGGGCTTGCGCCCTCGGAATTCGCCTCCCCGTCGTCCCGACGCACTGCGACCAGCCGTATCACATGTTCTATCTCCTCATGCCGTCTCTGGCCGTCCGGCAGGCTCTCATGGCGCATCTGAAGGCACGGGGCATCCTCGCCGTGTTCCATTACCTCCCCCTTCACATCTCGGAAATGGGCCGCAGATCGGGCAGCGCAGCAGGCGATTGCCCGGTAACAGAGGATATAAGCGACCGCCTCCTCCGCCTTCCCTTTTATACCGGCATGAGCGAGCAGGAGCAGGAGTATGTGATCCGCTGCATACTCGACTTCAAAGGCTGA
- the thiD gene encoding bifunctional hydroxymethylpyrimidine kinase/phosphomethylpyrimidine kinase: MNKQSKDFLRLVIDHDESTPRIEGLYLVTDEGERLVERVRSALSGGVAVLQYRCKKNSPEEKVALGRELRALCVDAGIPFIVNDDPHLALELDADGVHLGQEDTSPFAARQILGPKKIVGVSTHTVREARQAEADGADYIGFGAMYPTGSKTVTHLPGPAALREVKGSVGIPVVAIGGIKRDNALSVMDGGADAVAVISSVLGDPNPAVAAAELALLFNRRLPPPRGTVLTVAGSDSGGGAGIQADLKTVTLLGAYGASAITALTAQNTRGVTGICPVPPSFVEEQITAVLSDIPVDVVKTGMLHSADIAATVAEVLERFGKRILVIDPVMLAKGGARLVDRPAVTAIREHLFPLTYLLTPNIPEAEQLTGVTIHDEAGMEEAARALHAQGVRNVLLKGGHLTEGAAVDLLFDGTGFMRFPTRRIMTKNTHGTGCTLASAIAAFLARGEPLPAAVGRAKEFITTAIRLAHPLGRGHGPVNHYLAAQEQLEHEKKLEEQP, translated from the coding sequence ATGAACAAGCAGTCCAAGGACTTCCTTCGTCTCGTCATCGACCATGACGAGAGCACGCCCCGAATCGAAGGTCTTTATCTAGTGACGGACGAAGGGGAGCGGCTTGTGGAGAGGGTGCGCTCTGCGCTTTCGGGAGGCGTGGCTGTACTCCAGTACCGCTGCAAGAAGAATAGCCCCGAGGAGAAAGTGGCGCTGGGAAGGGAGCTGCGAGCACTCTGCGTCGATGCCGGCATACCGTTCATCGTGAATGACGACCCGCACCTCGCCCTGGAGCTCGACGCGGACGGTGTGCACCTGGGACAGGAGGATACCTCCCCCTTCGCCGCACGGCAGATCCTCGGGCCCAAGAAGATCGTAGGCGTTTCGACGCATACCGTGCGGGAAGCCCGGCAGGCGGAGGCGGACGGCGCAGATTATATCGGCTTCGGAGCGATGTATCCGACGGGAAGCAAGACAGTCACCCATCTACCGGGGCCTGCGGCCCTCCGTGAAGTGAAGGGCTCAGTCGGCATACCGGTGGTAGCCATAGGCGGCATCAAGCGGGACAACGCTCTTTCCGTTATGGACGGGGGCGCCGATGCGGTGGCTGTCATATCTTCGGTGCTGGGCGACCCGAATCCGGCCGTGGCGGCAGCTGAACTGGCACTTCTTTTCAACCGGCGACTCCCCCCGCCCCGCGGAACAGTCCTCACCGTCGCCGGCAGCGATTCCGGTGGAGGCGCGGGAATCCAGGCGGACCTGAAAACGGTGACTCTTCTCGGCGCGTACGGAGCGTCGGCCATTACCGCTCTCACTGCACAAAACACGCGGGGAGTTACCGGCATCTGCCCTGTTCCTCCTTCGTTCGTGGAAGAGCAGATAACAGCGGTTCTAAGCGACATCCCGGTTGACGTCGTAAAGACGGGAATGCTCCATTCGGCAGACATAGCTGCGACGGTCGCCGAAGTGCTTGAGCGCTTCGGCAAACGCATCCTGGTCATCGATCCGGTAATGCTGGCGAAGGGGGGTGCGCGGCTCGTCGACCGGCCTGCGGTAACTGCGATCCGGGAGCATCTCTTCCCCCTGACCTATCTCCTCACCCCGAACATACCGGAAGCAGAGCAGCTGACGGGGGTTACTATCCATGACGAAGCAGGAATGGAGGAAGCGGCACGCGCCCTACATGCCCAAGGGGTCCGGAACGTGCTCCTCAAGGGAGGGCACCTTACGGAGGGTGCCGCGGTGGACCTGCTTTTCGACGGCACCGGCTTCATGCGCTTCCCTACCCGGCGCATCATGACCAAAAACACCCACGGTACCGGCTGTACACTGGCATCGGCCATCGCCGCATTCCTTGCCCGGGGAGAACCGCTTCCCGCCGCGGTAGGACGCGCAAAGGAATTCATTACCACAGCCATCCGGCTGGCCCATCCGCTAGGCAGGGGTCACGGACCGGTCAATCATTACCTGGCGGCACAAGAACAGCTTGAACACGAAAAGAAGCTTGAGGAGCAACCATGA
- a CDS encoding chemotaxis response regulator protein-glutamate methylesterase — MSRVKVLIVDDSLTVRQALSEILASDPEIQVVATAGDAMTAADRIKEQTPDVITLDIEMPHMDGLTFLHMIMTLKPIPVVICSSQVSRATNSVLALEYGAVDIIAKPQVSVRTFFEESRIMICDTVKAAARAKLRVIGCTPPHRQVDVERPSPPIVRARPELPVCSTPGEKVIVVGASTGGTDALKVFLRQMPPDAPGILVVQHMPENFTRGFAERLDGLCAVHVKEAENSDRVEPGLALIAPGNQHMLLKRGVGGYFAEVRTGPLVSRHRPSVDVLFKSAARYAGANAIGVIMTGMGDDGAVGMREMKEAGAFNVAQDEATCAVFGMPNEAIKHGGVDVVLPLDDIARKVLDKV, encoded by the coding sequence ATGAGTAGAGTGAAGGTGCTGATCGTAGATGATTCCCTGACGGTCCGCCAGGCACTGAGCGAAATTCTTGCATCGGATCCCGAAATCCAAGTGGTGGCCACAGCCGGGGATGCCATGACTGCGGCGGACCGCATCAAGGAGCAGACTCCTGATGTCATCACCCTGGACATCGAAATGCCCCATATGGATGGACTCACCTTTCTCCATATGATCATGACCCTGAAGCCGATTCCCGTCGTCATCTGTTCAAGCCAGGTTTCCCGGGCGACCAACAGCGTGCTTGCTCTGGAATACGGCGCTGTAGATATAATCGCAAAGCCCCAGGTCAGTGTCCGAACCTTTTTCGAAGAAAGCAGGATTATGATCTGCGACACGGTGAAAGCGGCGGCACGGGCAAAGCTGAGGGTGATCGGCTGCACTCCGCCGCACCGCCAGGTGGATGTAGAGCGTCCATCGCCTCCGATCGTAAGGGCAAGGCCGGAGTTACCTGTTTGCAGCACTCCGGGGGAGAAGGTAATAGTCGTCGGTGCGTCCACCGGAGGGACCGATGCGCTTAAAGTATTCCTTCGGCAGATGCCGCCCGATGCACCGGGAATTCTAGTGGTGCAGCACATGCCGGAAAACTTCACCCGCGGATTCGCAGAACGGCTCGACGGACTATGTGCCGTGCACGTCAAGGAGGCAGAAAATAGCGACAGGGTAGAGCCAGGGCTCGCCCTTATTGCTCCGGGGAACCAGCACATGCTGCTCAAGCGCGGCGTGGGGGGATATTTTGCGGAAGTGAGGACGGGACCTCTCGTTTCGCGCCACCGTCCGTCGGTGGACGTGCTCTTCAAATCGGCTGCCCGTTACGCCGGAGCCAATGCAATCGGAGTCATAATGACCGGAATGGGTGACGACGGCGCGGTGGGAATGCGGGAGATGAAGGAGGCGGGAGCATTCAACGTAGCTCAGGACGAAGCTACATGTGCGGTGTTCGGGATGCCGAACGAAGCTATCAAGCATGGCGGGGTCGATGTGGTGCTTCCACTTGACGATATCGCGCGAAAGGTTCTTGATAAGGTCTAG
- the thiC gene encoding phosphomethylpyrimidine synthase ThiC — protein sequence MTQLDQARKGIITEEMKEAARNEAVTPEMIRDGILDGTRIICCNVTHKNGRPLAVGKGLRTKVNANIGTSADDLDISKELEKARVAVACGADAIMDLSTGGPVDEIRRAIIAETNACIGSVPLYQAALDAVRTRKKAIVDMTVDDMFAGIVKHAEDGVDFITVHCGVTRSTVERMRNEGRVMDVVSRGGAFTIEWMSYNNKENPLYEHFDKLLEITREYDMVLSLGDGFRPGCLADATDRAQIHELIILGELTQRAREAGVQVMIEGPGHMPLNQIEANILLQKRLCHGAPFYVLGPLVTDIAPGYDHITCAIGGAIAAAAGADFLCYVTPSEHLRLPTVEDVREGVIASRIAAHAADISKGIPGAMARDIQMARCRKKLDWEGQFSLALDPEKARRLRSESGVADHGACTMCGEFCAYKVMDDAMGKEAAAAG from the coding sequence ATGACCCAGCTCGACCAGGCCCGCAAGGGCATCATAACCGAAGAGATGAAGGAAGCCGCCAGAAACGAAGCGGTAACTCCGGAAATGATCCGGGACGGCATCCTAGACGGCACCCGCATCATCTGCTGCAACGTAACCCACAAGAACGGACGCCCTCTAGCGGTGGGCAAGGGGCTGCGGACCAAGGTCAACGCCAACATCGGAACCTCGGCCGACGACCTCGACATCAGCAAGGAGCTTGAGAAGGCCCGGGTGGCGGTGGCGTGCGGTGCCGACGCGATCATGGACCTTTCCACGGGTGGCCCTGTGGATGAGATCCGTCGGGCCATCATCGCCGAGACCAACGCCTGCATCGGCTCCGTTCCTCTCTACCAGGCCGCCCTCGATGCGGTGCGGACCAGGAAAAAGGCTATCGTGGACATGACAGTGGACGACATGTTCGCAGGGATCGTCAAGCATGCGGAGGACGGGGTCGATTTCATCACCGTCCACTGCGGTGTGACGCGAAGCACCGTAGAGCGCATGAGGAACGAAGGACGGGTGATGGACGTCGTTTCGCGCGGCGGCGCTTTCACCATTGAATGGATGAGTTACAACAACAAGGAGAACCCGCTTTATGAGCACTTCGACAAGCTTCTGGAGATAACGCGGGAATATGACATGGTGCTGTCACTGGGTGACGGTTTCCGCCCCGGCTGCCTGGCCGACGCAACCGACCGCGCACAGATCCACGAGCTGATCATTCTTGGAGAATTGACGCAGAGAGCACGCGAAGCAGGAGTGCAGGTGATGATCGAAGGGCCCGGACACATGCCCCTCAATCAGATCGAGGCAAACATCCTGCTCCAGAAGCGTCTCTGCCACGGAGCCCCTTTCTATGTGCTGGGGCCGCTCGTCACCGACATCGCCCCCGGCTACGACCATATTACCTGCGCCATCGGAGGCGCCATCGCCGCCGCGGCTGGTGCCGACTTCCTCTGTTACGTCACGCCCAGCGAGCATCTGCGCCTTCCAACCGTCGAGGACGTCAGGGAAGGTGTCATCGCCTCCCGGATTGCCGCTCATGCTGCGGACATTTCAAAAGGGATCCCGGGAGCCATGGCTCGCGACATCCAGATGGCCCGCTGCCGGAAGAAGCTTGACTGGGAGGGGCAGTTCTCCCTGGCCCTGGACCCGGAGAAGGCACGGAGGCTCCGTTCCGAATCGGGTGTCGCCGATCACGGCGCCTGTACCATGTGCGGCGAATTCTGCGCTTACAAAGTAATGGACGATGCTATGGGGAAGGAAGCGGCGGCTGCCGGTTAA